In a genomic window of Anoplopoma fimbria isolate UVic2021 breed Golden Eagle Sablefish chromosome 6, Afim_UVic_2022, whole genome shotgun sequence:
- the zbtb18 gene encoding zinc finger and BTB domain-containing protein 18 — MEFPDHSRHLLQCLSEQRHQGFLCDSTVLVGDAQFRAHRAVLASCSMYFHLFYKDQLDKRDVVHLNNDIVTAPAFSLLLEFMYEGKLRLQDLPVEDVLAAASYLHMYDIVKVCKKRLKRKPTAEADSTRREEDGGSSCSDKADSLSDGSTGRPATADLLHSDEEEEVKAEGGQLWLRLPSADRPVTPATARTSPGNAEAEMQSGEGQGEGGKLLSPAGSPTSSTGSLSQRSHRSVSSRGGHRGRRVSNDAVDCVLDLSVKPIAGSNHSNHHQSYFSGAATPDSLQSPLAVRVKVERGVASDEDEDLGGGDYDMEHSGITKATVPSVNGGLTHHGVGGPLSAQRRLGLEAHLSALREASLASELEREEKPSATADDEDILGGENERTQVDVASMDSALLPYVSNMLSAQHTQIFMCPLCNKVFPSPHILQLHLSSHFREQEGIRSKPAGDVNVPTCTICSKTFSCMYTLKRHERTHSGEKPYTCTTCGKSFQYSHNLSRHAVVHTREKPHACKWCERRFTQSGDLYRHIRKFHCELVNSLSVKSEPLALPNVRDWAIEDSSQELWK, encoded by the coding sequence ATGGAGTTCCCAGACCACAGCAGACATTTACTCCAGTGTCTGAGCGAGCAGCGGCATCAGGGCTTCCTGTGCGACTCCACGGTGCTGGTGGGCGATGCCCAGTTTCGGGCCCACCGGGCTGTGTTGGCCTCCTGCAGCATGTACTTTCACCTCTTCTACAAGGACCAGCTGGACAAGAGAGACGTGGTGCACCTCAACAACGACATTGTCACGGCCCCGGCCTTTTCCCTGCTCCTGGAGTTCATGTATGAGGGCAAGCTGCGGTTGCAGGACCTTCCCGTGGAGGATGTGCTTGCGGCGGCCAGCTACTTGCACATGTATGACATTGTCAAGGTGTGTAAGAAACGTTTGAAGCGGAAGCCCACGGCGGAGGCAGACAGCACGCGCAGAGAAGAGGACGGTGGGTCGAGCTGCTCCGATAAGGCCGACAGTCTGTCAGATGGCTCTACAGGCCGGCCTGCTACTGCAGACCTGCTGcacagtgatgaagaggaggaggtgaaggccGAGGGAGGACAGCTGTGGCTGAGGCTGCCGTCTGCAGACAGACCGGTGACACCGGCCACGGCTAGAACCAGCCCGGGGAACGCCGAGGCGGAGATGCAGAGTGGGGAAGGTCAAGGGGAGGGAGGAAAGCTGCTCTCCCCGGCCGGCAGCCCCACCAGCTCCACCGGATCCCTCTCACAGAGGTCCCATCGCTCCGTGAGCTCTCGTGGAGGGCACAGGGGCAGGAGGGTGTCGAACGATGCCGTCGACTGCGTCCTGGACCTGTCAGTCAAGCCAATCGCCGGTAGCAACCACAGTAACCACCACCAGTCCTATTTCAGCGGAGCAGCTACACCAGACAGCCTCCAGAGCCCGCTGGCTGTGAGGGTGAAGGTGGAGAGGGGTGTGGCTTCAGACGAGGACGAGGACCTGGGCGGTGGGGACTATGACATGGAGCACAGCGGCATCACCAAGGCGACGGTTCCCAGTGTCAACGGGGGCCTGACCCACCACGGGGTCGGAGGGCCTCTGTCGGCCCAGCGGAGGCTCGGCCTGGAAGCGCACCTGTCCGCTCTGCGAGAGGCCTCGCTGGCCTCGGAGCTGGAGCGGGAGGAAAAGCCTTCGGCCACAGCGGACGACGAGGACATACTGGGGGGCGAAAACGAGCGCACCCAGGTCGATGTGGCCAGCATGGATAGCGCCCTGCTGCCCTACGTCTCCAACATGCTGTCAGCTCAACACACCCAGATCTTCATGTGCCCGCTGTGCAACAAGGTGTTCCCCTCCCCGCACAtcctccagctccacctcaGCTCCCACTTCAGGGAGCAGGAGGGCATCCGCTCCAAACCCGCCGGAGACGTCAACGTGCCCACCTGCACCATCTGCAGCAAGACCTTCTCCTGCATGTACACGCTGAAGCGCCACGAGCGGACACACTCGGGCGAGAAACCCTACACCTGCACCACCTGCGGCAAGAGCTTCCAGTACTCACACAACCTCAGCCGCCACGCGGTGGTGCACACGCGTGAGAAGCCGCACGCTTGCAAGTGGTGCGAGCGGCGCTTCACGCAGTCCGGGGACCTCTACCGACACATCCGCAAGTTCCATTGCGAACTGGTCAACTCGCTGTCAGTGAAGAGCGAACCGCTGGCGCTGCCCAATGTCAGGGATTGGGCGATCGAGGACAGCTCCCAGGAACTGTGGAAGTAG